In one Methylocaldum szegediense genomic region, the following are encoded:
- a CDS encoding PAAR domain-containing protein, with product MSKPAARLTDMHTCPMSDGPKPHVGGPITAPGAPTVLIGSLPAARVGDMVTCVGPPDTIAQGSVTVLIGGQPAARMGDMTAHGGVIVVGCPTVLIGG from the coding sequence ATGAGCAAGCCCGCAGCCCGCCTCACCGATATGCACACCTGTCCTATGTCAGACGGCCCGAAACCCCATGTAGGCGGGCCAATCACCGCTCCCGGGGCACCAACCGTCCTGATAGGTTCATTGCCTGCCGCGAGGGTCGGCGATATGGTAACCTGTGTGGGGCCTCCCGATACCATTGCTCAAGGTTCAGTCACGGTGCTGATTGGTGGTCAGCCCGCGGCGCGGATGGGCGACATGACGGCCCATGGTGGCGTCATCGTTGTCGGTTGCCCCACTGTTCTCATCGGTGGCTGA
- a CDS encoding type VI secretion system Vgr family protein, with protein MSFTQDFRSISVTSPLGKDVLLFLRMQGREEFSRSFEFELDLLSTNPNIAAKDILGKKLTVAFELSTGSTRYFNGYAVQFSQEPDIGEFAHYRVVLRPWLWFLTRTTNCRIFQDKTAPEIVKAIFKEHGFSGDIKESLSGTYRQRVYCVQYRESDFDFVNRLMEEEGIYYFFKHENDKHTLYLVDSSNAHSAVPNYAEIPFFPLGNPERRKRDHIYSWSFNRVIQPGTYTVNDFDFEKPKAVLLEKTSRPTGDDYSTYEHYDYPGGYVENADGLHYSKVRLEALQSDYERFSGEGNVVGLEVGALFKLVDHPRQDQNVEYVVTGMEYRLQSDQYTSVSDSAGDFTESVAISAIAKTQQFRAAHRTPKPVVRGPQTAIVVGPAGEEIYTDQYGRVKVKFHWDRAENKDETSSCWIRVSQPWAGKGWGAITIPRIGQEVIVDFLEGNPDQPIITGRVYNADQTVPYALPDNATQTGIKSRSTKAGGQDNFNEIRMEDKKGQEEIYIHAEKDMNVVVENNATLKIGFDKKDKGNQTIDIYNDRTTTLEQGNDKLQLKQGNREVVLDMGNHTLSIKQGNQETKVDLGKSTLEAMQSIELKVGQNSIKIDQSGITIKGMMIKIEGTAMAEVKSPMTTIKGDGMLTAKGGIVMIN; from the coding sequence AAAAACTAACGGTCGCTTTCGAACTTTCCACAGGCAGCACGCGTTATTTCAACGGATATGCCGTTCAATTCAGCCAGGAACCCGATATCGGCGAGTTCGCGCATTACCGGGTGGTTTTACGGCCTTGGTTATGGTTTCTGACGCGCACCACGAACTGCCGCATTTTTCAAGATAAGACCGCGCCGGAAATCGTTAAAGCGATCTTTAAAGAGCATGGCTTCAGCGGCGACATAAAGGAATCGCTCAGTGGGACCTATCGGCAGCGAGTGTATTGTGTGCAGTATCGGGAAAGCGACTTCGATTTCGTTAATCGGCTCATGGAAGAGGAGGGCATCTATTATTTTTTCAAGCACGAGAACGACAAACACACGCTTTATCTCGTGGATTCCTCCAATGCCCATTCAGCCGTGCCGAACTACGCCGAAATTCCGTTCTTTCCGCTGGGAAATCCGGAAAGGCGCAAGCGGGATCATATCTATTCCTGGTCCTTCAACCGAGTGATTCAGCCGGGAACGTACACGGTCAACGATTTCGATTTCGAAAAACCGAAAGCTGTCTTACTTGAAAAGACCAGCCGGCCGACGGGTGACGATTACAGCACCTATGAGCACTACGATTATCCAGGCGGATACGTTGAAAATGCCGACGGCTTGCATTACTCGAAAGTGCGCTTAGAGGCGCTTCAGTCAGATTACGAGCGTTTCAGCGGTGAAGGCAATGTTGTCGGGTTGGAGGTCGGGGCTCTGTTCAAGCTGGTCGACCATCCTCGTCAGGACCAAAACGTCGAATACGTGGTCACCGGAATGGAATACCGGCTGCAATCTGACCAGTATACCTCGGTGAGCGACTCGGCCGGGGATTTCACCGAAAGCGTCGCCATTTCCGCCATTGCCAAGACCCAGCAATTCCGCGCGGCCCATCGTACGCCTAAGCCTGTTGTTCGAGGGCCACAGACAGCCATCGTCGTCGGCCCGGCGGGTGAGGAGATTTATACCGACCAATACGGGCGGGTGAAGGTCAAATTTCACTGGGATCGAGCCGAAAACAAGGACGAGACCAGTTCATGTTGGATTCGGGTGTCTCAGCCCTGGGCCGGTAAGGGATGGGGAGCGATTACGATACCCCGTATCGGCCAAGAAGTGATCGTGGATTTTCTCGAAGGCAATCCCGACCAGCCCATCATCACCGGTCGCGTTTACAACGCGGACCAGACCGTTCCGTATGCTTTGCCGGATAACGCGACGCAGACCGGCATCAAATCGCGTAGCACCAAGGCGGGCGGGCAGGACAACTTCAATGAAATCCGCATGGAAGACAAAAAAGGTCAGGAGGAGATCTATATTCACGCCGAGAAGGATATGAACGTGGTTGTCGAGAACAACGCCACCCTTAAGATCGGCTTCGACAAAAAGGATAAAGGAAATCAGACGATCGATATCTACAATGATCGGACCACAACACTAGAGCAGGGCAACGATAAGCTGCAGCTCAAGCAGGGCAATCGGGAAGTGGTGCTGGATATGGGTAACCATACCCTGTCCATCAAACAGGGGAATCAAGAGACCAAGGTCGATCTGGGCAAGAGTACGCTGGAAGCCATGCAGTCGATCGAACTCAAGGTCGGCCAGAACAGTATTAAGATCGACCAAAGCGGCATTACGATCAAAGGCATGATGATTAAGATAGAGGGAACGGCTATGGCAGAAGTCAAATCGCCCATGACTACCATCAAGGGTGATGGAATGCTGACCGCCAAGGGCGGTATCGTCATGATTAATTAA
- a CDS encoding paraquat-inducible protein A, with amino-acid sequence MPASGGLEHLCACLECDLLQRKVPLEPGQSARCRRCGARLYRAPRDTLDRTLALALAASILFAVANLFPILTLSLQGKHAEATLLGAVLELQKQGMGMMAGLVLFTTIVVPAMELSGLLYVLLPLRLGKLLPGQTAVFRLIHSLRPWGMIEVLMLGILVSLVKLAHMANVHPGWSLWLFGAFIFVMAATAASLDSEEIWTRLGRHYPSALQPNSAARYLTCHVCGLLSYELTNKAVQHCPRCGSHLHIRKPNSIGRCWSLLIAAFILYIPANVLPVMSTSSIVGAQVDTIMSGVVYLWVSGSWPLALLVFFASVMVPLLKLMALTLLLVTVQKRSRWRPLDRARLYRLTEMVGRWSMVDIFVVTMLVALVDVRPLAAVQAGPGAIAFGAVVVLTMVAAMSFDPRLIWDSLQDNVHTR; translated from the coding sequence ATGCCTGCCTCAGGCGGTTTAGAACATCTCTGCGCTTGCCTCGAGTGTGATCTTCTGCAACGAAAAGTCCCGCTTGAACCGGGACAGTCCGCCCGCTGCAGACGTTGCGGTGCTCGACTGTATCGTGCACCGCGGGATACGCTGGATAGGACCTTGGCTCTTGCACTGGCTGCGTCCATTCTGTTTGCGGTTGCCAATCTGTTTCCCATCCTGACGCTTAGCCTCCAGGGTAAGCACGCGGAGGCGACGCTTTTAGGTGCCGTACTCGAACTGCAAAAGCAAGGTATGGGCATGATGGCCGGTCTGGTTCTATTCACCACCATCGTCGTACCGGCGATGGAGCTTTCGGGCTTGCTGTACGTGTTGCTACCGCTGAGGTTGGGCAAACTCCTGCCCGGACAGACCGCGGTTTTCAGGTTGATTCACAGTCTGCGCCCTTGGGGCATGATCGAAGTCCTGATGCTGGGGATTCTCGTTTCCCTGGTCAAGCTTGCGCATATGGCCAATGTTCATCCGGGCTGGTCGCTGTGGCTCTTCGGCGCTTTTATTTTCGTCATGGCAGCGACCGCAGCCTCGCTCGATAGCGAAGAAATTTGGACGAGGCTCGGACGACACTATCCATCCGCCCTACAGCCGAATTCGGCGGCCCGGTATTTGACGTGCCATGTCTGTGGTCTGCTGTCCTATGAGCTGACCAACAAGGCCGTGCAGCACTGCCCCCGATGCGGAAGCCACCTGCACATCCGCAAACCGAATAGTATCGGGCGCTGCTGGTCCCTCTTGATTGCCGCGTTCATCCTGTATATCCCGGCCAATGTTCTACCCGTCATGTCCACTTCGTCGATCGTCGGGGCCCAAGTCGATACCATCATGAGCGGCGTTGTTTATCTGTGGGTTTCCGGCTCGTGGCCTTTGGCACTCCTGGTTTTCTTCGCCAGCGTCATGGTGCCGCTGCTGAAGCTGATGGCTCTTACCTTGCTTCTGGTCACAGTCCAGAAGAGATCCCGCTGGCGTCCGTTGGATCGTGCTCGGTTGTATCGCCTGACGGAAATGGTGGGGCGTTGGTCGATGGTGGATATTTTCGTCGTTACTATGCTGGTGGCTCTGGTGGATGTGCGCCCACTCGCGGCGGTCCAGGCTGGGCCGGGCGCCATCGCGTTCGGTGCCGTGGTGGTGCTCACCATGGTCGCTGCCATGAGCTTCGACCCACGACTGATCTGGGATTCCTTACAAGATAATGTACATACAAGATAA
- a CDS encoding DUF6931 family protein, with translation MTQPVFTKIAAVHAATVCKDIDLEETARRLLGPETSPADFLRILMENALYPDAVKFLARALPKRESTWWACLCARSALSDDLGPEALKPLEQAERWVYKPTEEHRRAAFAAAEAHQFQGPWSWAAMAAFWSGGSMAPPDAPPIPPADNLTGKAVAGAVMLAAVHREPEKAPEKYRRFLAQGIDIACGGNGRLVSKPDATNRP, from the coding sequence ATGACTCAACCTGTTTTCACGAAGATCGCCGCCGTCCATGCGGCAACCGTCTGCAAGGATATCGATCTGGAGGAGACGGCACGCCGGCTGCTCGGCCCTGAAACGAGTCCGGCCGATTTTCTGCGTATCCTGATGGAAAATGCTTTGTACCCCGATGCCGTCAAGTTTCTAGCACGCGCACTCCCTAAACGCGAATCGACCTGGTGGGCCTGTCTGTGCGCGCGCAGCGCTTTGTCGGACGATCTGGGACCAGAGGCGCTCAAGCCGCTCGAACAGGCTGAGCGTTGGGTTTACAAGCCCACGGAGGAGCACCGGCGGGCGGCTTTTGCCGCGGCAGAAGCGCATCAGTTCCAGGGGCCTTGGAGCTGGGCCGCGATGGCGGCTTTTTGGAGCGGTGGCAGCATGGCTCCGCCGGATGCACCGCCAATTCCTCCGGCCGACAATCTCACCGGGAAAGCCGTTGCCGGAGCGGTCATGTTGGCGGCGGTACACCGTGAACCGGAGAAAGCGCCCGAAAAATATCGGCGTTTCTTAGCTCAGGGCATCGACATCGCCTGCGGCGGCAACGGTCGCTTGGTATCCAAACCGGACGCAACAAACCGGCCGTAG